The Streptomyces achromogenes DNA segment GTTGACGCCGAGCATGGCGCGGGCGCGCGGGAAGTAGGTCGCGTACATCTGCGCCGCGTCCACGGTGGGGAACTGCTCGGCGAAGTAGGACTGCGGCGGGGTGACCGCCATCGAGCCGTTGACCAGGGAGCCGCCGCCGACCCCCCGGCCCACGAAGACGGACATGTCGTCGAAGTGCACGCGGTCCAGGACGCCGGGGTAGCGGGTGATGTCCTTGTTGACGAGGTCCAGCCACAGGAAGGTGGCGAGCGGCGCCTCGGTGCGGGTGCGGAACCACATGGACCGCTGGTCGGGGGAGGCGGTGTTGCAGAACACCTTGCCGTCGGCGCCGGCCGTGTTCCACAGCCGGCCCATCTCGAGGACGAGGGTGCGGATGCCGGCCTGGCCCAGACGGAGGGCGGCGACGGCGGCGCCGTAGCCGGAGCCGACGATGATCGCGGGGGCGGATTCGACCGCTGCGGGCTCGTCGGCGCGGGCCGACTGCAGGCCCACGCGGGTGAAGCCGAGGGTGGCCGCCGTCTGCAGGGCGGCCATACCAAGGATTTGACGTCTCGTCAGCTGACGCTGCATCAGTTTGGCTGTCATGTGCGCAGCATCAGCGGATTCTCGCCGTCCGGCTAGGGGGGCGGAGGGCAAAGATGGGACAGGCCGGCAAAAACCGAGCAGACACGGGCCGAAGGAACACTCCGGGACGGGTCCGCGAAGCGGCGTCGCCGGGCGGGACTTCACGGACCCGGGACGACCCGCCTGGGACGGTCGACCCGCCTCAGGACGCGTCGACGAGGAGGGTGCGCAGCTTCTCCGCCAGCAGGTCCCAGCGCCACCGCTCCTCGACCCACTGCCGTCCGCGCTCGCCCATCCGGCGGCGCAGTTCGGCGTCCCCGAGCAGGACGACGATCCGTTCGGCGGCCTCGGCCGGCGAGCCGCCGCGCACGACCCAGCCCGTCTCCCCGTCGAGCACGGCGTCGGGCGCGCCCCCGGAGTCGCCGGCGACGACGGGCAGTCCGGTCGCCGAGGCCTCCAGGTAGACGATCCCGAGGCCCTCGACGTCGAGGCCGCCCCGCCGTGTCCGGCACGGCATCGCGAAGACGTCCCCGGCGCCGTAGTGGGCGGGCAGCTGGGACCAGGGCACCGAGCCCGTGAAGCGGACCGAGCCCGCCACTCCCGTCTCGCGCGCGAGCCGGCGCAGGTCCTTCTCGTACGGGCCGCCCCCGACGACCAGCAGCACCGCGTCCGGGTGGGCGGCCAGGATCCGCGGCATGGCCAGGATCAGGGTGTCCTGGCCCTTGCGGGGCACCAGCCGCGAGACGCACACCACCACCGGCCGGCCGGTCAGCCCGAGCCGCGCGCGGACCTCGTCGCCGCCCGAGCCCGGGTGGAAGGTCTTCTCGTCGACGCCCGGCGGCAGCTGCGCCATCCGCCCGGCCGCCTCGGCGCTCAGCGCCGTCGCGATCCGCGAGCGGGTGTACTCGCCCAGGTACGTGATCGTGTCCGTGGCCTCGCCGATGCGGCCGAGCAGCTGCCGGGCGGCGGGCAGCTGCGCCCACCCGGCCTCGTGCCCGTGGGTGGTGGCCACCAGCCGCCGGGCGCCCGCCCTGCGCAGCGCCGGCGCCATCAGCCCGAGCGGCGCGGCCGCCCCGAACCACACCGAGGTGCAGCCGTGCTCCCGCAGCAGCCCGGCCGCGCGCCGGGTCGCTCCTGGCGTCGGCAGCAGCATCGTCGTGGAGTCCCGGACGACGGTGAAGGGCTGCTCGGCGTCGAACGCTGCCGTCGCCTCGACGCCCTCGCGTGAGCGCTTCCAGGTGGACGCGTAGACGACGAGGCGGTCGGGGTCGAGGCGGAGCGCCATGTTGTGCAGGAACGCCTGAATGCCGCCGGGGCGGGGCGGGAAGTCGTTCGTCACGATCAGCGTCCTGTCCATTGCAGCCGACCCTATACGCTGTTCACGGCGGCGTCCGGCGGCACTTCACGGCCTGCGGGGATCATGGAACTCACGGGTGCCCACACGGACGGGCGAACAGGAACGGACGGCTCCCGGTGGAGAAGACGGACGCGAGACGGCGCCTGGCGGGCCTGCTGACGGTCTGGGGCATCACGCGGTTCGTCCTGCTGCTCCTCGTCTTCAGAGTGCTCCACCTGCCCGGCCCGGACGTCACCAGCGACGTCTGGGCGACCTACCACGGCTGGTACGAGGTGCTGTGCGGCGGCGCGTTCCCGGCGGACGACGTCACCTGGCAGTACCCGCCCGCCGCCGCCCTCACGATCCTCTCCCCGGCCCTGCTGCCCTTCCTCGACTACGCGTCGGCGTTCTTCGCGCTGGCCTTCCTCGCCGACCTCGCCGTCCTCGTGCTTCTGCTGCACACCGGCCTGCGCCCCGGCCGGTCGCTGCGCGGCGCCTGGCTGTGGACGGCGGGCGCCGCGCTGCTCGGCCCCACCCTGTACGCCCGCTACGACGTGATGGTGACGGCGGTCGCGGTCGGGGCGCTGGTGGCGGGCGTGCGGCGCCCCGCGGTGATGGGTGCGCTGACGGGCTTCGCGGCGCTGCTCAAGGTCTGGCCGGTGCTGCTGCTGGCGGGCGCCGTGCGCCGCCGGGCCTGGGGCGCGGCGGCGGGGACGGCCGTCGCGCTGTCCGCGCTGTTCGCGCTGGCCATGCCCGGCGCCTTCGCCTTCCTCACCTTCCAGCGCGACCGGGGCACCGAGGTGGAGTCGGTGGGCGCTCTCGTCCTCCATGTCGCGCGGCAGTTCGGCTGGCCGGGCGAGGTGCAGTTCCGCTACGGCTCGCTGGAGTTCACCGGCCCGTACGTGGACGTGGTGAACGACGTGGCACTGGGGTTCACCGTGCTCGCGTGCGGCTGGCTGCTGCTGTGGCGGTGGCGGGCCGCGGGGCGCCTTCGGCCGCACACGCTCGCCGAGGCGGCCTTCACGGCGGTGCTGCTGTTCACCGTCACCAGCCGGGTGATCAGTCCGCAGTACCTGGTGTGGCTGATCGGCCTCGCGGCGGTCTGCCTGTGCTTCCGCGACAGCCGGATGCCCCTCCCGGCCCTCCTGGTCCTGGCCGCCTCGGCGGTGACGGTGCTCGAGTTCCCGGTCCGGTTCCAGGACGTCGTCTCGAGCACCCCTCTCGGCGTCGGACTGATGGTCCTGCGCAACGGGCTGCTGGTGACCGCCGCCCTCACCGCCGCCGTACGGCTGTGGCGCTCGACGGCGCCCACTCCCGCCCCCGCTCCCCCGGCCGCTCAGGCAGCCCACGACGGCGAACCCGCCGTCTCCCCCTGACTCCGCCGCCACGCCCGTCGCAGCACCGCCCCCACCGCCGCGCACTGCACCGCCGTCGCGACGTCAGGGTCGGGCTGCACGAGACAGTCGGGGCACTGAGCCGCCAGGTTCCCTGGTGACGCCACCGGTCCGCCGTGGTCGAGGCGGAGCCGGGCCCGGTCACGGCCCCGCCGTTCCGGCGCGGGCTCAGCCGAGTTGGGACTTCAGGTAGCTCTGCCAGTCCGCCGTGAACTCCGCCAGGGTGACGCCGAGGGTGCTGCGCAGCGCGCCCTCCACCGCTCCCGGCCGCTTCCCGTGCTCCCCGACCGCCCGGTAGAAGGCGTCCAGTCTCACCTCGCCCCACCGCTCGGCGACCATGCGGCAGGCCAGCCAGCCGCCCTCGTAGGCGGTGGCCAGCCGGTCGGTGTCGCCGGAGAAGCCGAAGTCGCCGTCGGCGGGCAGCGCCGCCGGCACGGTCCCCTCGGTGACGGCGCGCTGGAGTTCCGGCGCGGTCTCGGCGGGCGTGCGGCCGGTGTCGCGGTAGCCGACCCAGTCGGCGTACCCCTCGGACAGCCACAGCGGGGTGGCCGCGTTGGTGTGGGCGCGGGTCGCGACGTGCGTCGTCTCGTGGGTGAGGACCACCTGACGGCCGACCCTGCCGAGCATGGCGTACGCGTCGGGGTTGACGATGACCCGGTCCGCGGGCGCCTTGGCCCCGCCGCCCGTCTCTCCGGTCGTGACCGCGGCTATCCCGCGGTAGGAGGAGGGCGGCGAGCCCAGCAGCGCCGCCATGCCGGCCAGCGACTTCGGCACGAGGACGACGACGTGTCCGGCCCAGTCGGTGCCCCACGCGGCCGAGACCGCCGGGACGGCGTCGTCGGCCAGGCCGGCGAAGGCCCGCAGCCGCTCGTCGGTCTGGCCGACCCCCAGCACCAGGCTGTGGGCGCCCCGCACGGCGTGCACCTCGCCCTGGTCCCAGAGCTGCTGGGCGGCCTTCCCGGCGGGCTCCTCCGAGGCGACCGACCACCGCCCGGAGCCGTCGCGGGCAAGGCGCAGGGTGCGGCCGACGGTCACCGGCGCCCGGTCGTAGCCCGCCACCCGGTAGCTCAACTCGGCGTCGGCGGTGGCGGCGTCCCCGGCGCGGTGCAGCGCCGTCACCCGGTACGACCAGGCGGCCAGCGGCACGGCCCGCAGCGCGGCGTACCCGGTCGCGGTGCCGGTGGCCGCGTAGGCACGCACGTCATGGTCGAGGACCGCGGCGGCCCGCCGGTCGAGGACCCGCTGGACGTCGGCCTGCGCACGGTCCGGTCCGGCGCGCCCGCCGCAGGCGACCAACCCGGCGAGCAGCGGGGCCAGCAGCAGACAGAGCCCGCGCACCCGGGCGCCGCGCGCCCGCCTTCGACCGGCCATTCTCCCGATCGTACGGCGCAGGCGGCGTACGGGACCCGGTCAGGGCCTGGTGACGGACGAGACCGGCATCATCCCGACCGGGTCGTAGCGCACCGGCGCGCCCGGGTAGGGGGCGTGGATGACCTGCCCGTTGCCGACGTACATGCCGACATGGCTGGCGTCGGAGCGGTAGGTGACGATGTCGCCGGGCTGCGCCTGGGAGAGCGGCACCCGCCGTCCGGCGTGCGCCTGGGCCTGCGAGGTGCGCGGGAGGGAGACCCCGGCCTGCGCGTACGACCACTGCATGAGGCCCGAGCAGTCGAAGCCCGAGGGGCCGTTGGCGCCC contains these protein-coding regions:
- a CDS encoding glycosyltransferase family 4 protein, with amino-acid sequence MDRTLIVTNDFPPRPGGIQAFLHNMALRLDPDRLVVYASTWKRSREGVEATAAFDAEQPFTVVRDSTTMLLPTPGATRRAAGLLREHGCTSVWFGAAAPLGLMAPALRRAGARRLVATTHGHEAGWAQLPAARQLLGRIGEATDTITYLGEYTRSRIATALSAEAAGRMAQLPPGVDEKTFHPGSGGDEVRARLGLTGRPVVVCVSRLVPRKGQDTLILAMPRILAAHPDAVLLVVGGGPYEKDLRRLARETGVAGSVRFTGSVPWSQLPAHYGAGDVFAMPCRTRRGGLDVEGLGIVYLEASATGLPVVAGDSGGAPDAVLDGETGWVVRGGSPAEAAERIVVLLGDAELRRRMGERGRQWVEERWRWDLLAEKLRTLLVDAS
- a CDS encoding glycosyltransferase family 87 protein, with amino-acid sequence MEKTDARRRLAGLLTVWGITRFVLLLLVFRVLHLPGPDVTSDVWATYHGWYEVLCGGAFPADDVTWQYPPAAALTILSPALLPFLDYASAFFALAFLADLAVLVLLLHTGLRPGRSLRGAWLWTAGAALLGPTLYARYDVMVTAVAVGALVAGVRRPAVMGALTGFAALLKVWPVLLLAGAVRRRAWGAAAGTAVALSALFALAMPGAFAFLTFQRDRGTEVESVGALVLHVARQFGWPGEVQFRYGSLEFTGPYVDVVNDVALGFTVLACGWLLLWRWRAAGRLRPHTLAEAAFTAVLLFTVTSRVISPQYLVWLIGLAAVCLCFRDSRMPLPALLVLAASAVTVLEFPVRFQDVVSSTPLGVGLMVLRNGLLVTAALTAAVRLWRSTAPTPAPAPPAAQAAHDGEPAVSP